The following proteins are encoded in a genomic region of Variovorax paradoxus:
- a CDS encoding TssQ family T6SS-associated lipoprotein, which produces MARTTLERAQQAYDEGDYAKTITTLKSGGVSVFEAAEPATRLDAMKLEAFSYCVANQVPECRTQFRKILDTFPNFDLSVAERKHPVWGPAFEAAKRMKR; this is translated from the coding sequence GTGGCGCGCACCACGCTCGAGCGCGCGCAACAGGCGTATGACGAAGGCGACTATGCCAAGACGATCACCACGCTCAAGAGCGGCGGCGTGTCGGTGTTCGAAGCCGCGGAACCCGCGACACGGCTCGATGCGATGAAGCTCGAGGCGTTCAGCTACTGCGTGGCCAACCAGGTGCCCGAATGCCGCACGCAGTTTCGCAAGATTCTCGATACGTTCCCCAACTTCGACCTGAGCGTTGCCGAACGCAAGCACCCGGTGTGGGGCCCTGCGTTCGAGGCTGCCAAGCGGATGAAGCGTTGA
- the tssK gene encoding type VI secretion system baseplate subunit TssK — translation MVTVRNPGAGRQQGAHPQALANRVVWSEGMYLRPQHFQQLERYVEQYVTRRTAGLQGAYWGWLHLDIDRDAYALGRVSLLGGAGVLPDGTPFSFGAEDAPLPYEVPSDLTDELIVLALPLRRTGSEEVIFSEDEGSAARFGVIEREVADGNAVALGPAVLQLAKPRLRLARASSLTAEWQAIGAVRVIERRTDHKLVIDANYIPPVLDASAHAMLRSMIAELHGLLTQRSEALAARLSQPGRGGVSEVSDFLLLELANRYLATTWHAQQAVQVHPEQLFADWLKLACHLATHTSPTRRPVVWPVYDHDNLNESIRPLMEELRRSLSAVLEQSAIAIELEERSHGVRVGRMPDPVLVRNAGFVLAVHADLPADAIQQRFPTQVKIGSVERIRDLVQLQLPGVTVRPLPVAPRQIPYNAGYHYFELDKSGDMWRQLEKSGGVAMHLAGDFPGLAMEFWAIRP, via the coding sequence TTGGTGACAGTTCGCAACCCGGGCGCTGGTAGACAGCAGGGCGCCCATCCGCAGGCATTGGCGAATCGCGTGGTGTGGTCCGAAGGCATGTACCTCCGGCCCCAGCACTTCCAGCAACTGGAGCGCTATGTCGAGCAGTACGTCACGCGCCGCACCGCGGGCCTGCAAGGCGCCTATTGGGGATGGCTTCACCTGGACATCGACCGCGATGCCTATGCGCTCGGCCGCGTGTCGCTGCTCGGCGGTGCGGGCGTGCTGCCCGATGGCACGCCGTTCTCTTTCGGCGCGGAAGATGCGCCGCTGCCTTATGAAGTGCCGAGCGACCTGACCGACGAGCTCATCGTGCTCGCGTTGCCGCTGCGCCGAACCGGCAGTGAAGAGGTCATCTTCTCGGAAGACGAAGGTTCGGCCGCACGCTTCGGCGTGATCGAGCGCGAAGTGGCCGACGGCAATGCGGTGGCGCTCGGCCCCGCGGTGCTGCAGCTGGCAAAGCCGCGCCTGCGCCTCGCGCGCGCATCGTCGCTCACGGCGGAATGGCAGGCCATTGGCGCGGTGCGCGTGATCGAGCGCCGCACCGACCACAAACTGGTGATCGATGCCAACTACATTCCGCCGGTGCTCGATGCGTCGGCCCACGCCATGCTGCGCAGCATGATCGCCGAGCTGCACGGCCTGCTCACGCAGCGTTCCGAGGCACTGGCTGCGCGCCTCTCGCAGCCGGGCCGTGGCGGCGTGAGCGAGGTCTCCGACTTTCTGCTGCTCGAGCTGGCGAATCGCTATCTCGCAACCACCTGGCATGCGCAGCAGGCGGTGCAGGTGCACCCCGAACAGCTGTTCGCCGATTGGCTCAAGTTGGCCTGCCATCTCGCCACGCACACCTCGCCCACGCGGCGCCCCGTGGTGTGGCCGGTGTACGACCACGACAACCTCAACGAGAGCATCCGGCCGCTGATGGAAGAGCTGCGGCGCTCGCTGTCGGCGGTGCTCGAGCAGAGCGCCATCGCCATCGAGCTCGAAGAGCGCAGCCACGGCGTGCGCGTGGGCCGCATGCCCGATCCGGTGCTGGTGCGCAATGCGGGATTCGTGCTCGCGGTGCATGCCGACCTGCCCGCCGACGCCATCCAGCAGCGCTTTCCCACGCAGGTCAAGATCGGTTCGGTCGAACGCATTCGCGACCTGGTGCAGCTGCAGCTGCCCGGCGTCACGGTGCGGCCGCTGCCGGTGGCGCCGCGGCAGATTCCATACAACGCGGGCTATCACTATTTCGAGCTCGACAAGAGCGGCGACATGTGGCGCCAGCTCGAAAAATCGGGCGGCGTTGCGATGCACCTGGCCGGCGACTTCCCAGGCCTGGCCATGGAGTTCTGGGCCATTCGTCCGTGA
- the tssJ gene encoding type VI secretion system lipoprotein TssJ, whose amino-acid sequence MHRRTLLQGALATAPLFGGLSGCASTAKSLPTPYAVTIRIDDGVNPDGRGQPAPILVKVFELKSSGNFETADYFALQDRDRETLSTELVNADQAIMRSGEERVFKREAGLDSRAIGIIAGYRKLEASRWRIVLPLKEPKQTNLYKVWQFSPSEQTVRIAIRKTGIELLPSR is encoded by the coding sequence ATGCATCGACGAACCTTGCTTCAAGGCGCACTTGCTACCGCACCGTTGTTTGGCGGCCTCAGTGGATGCGCATCGACTGCGAAGTCATTGCCCACACCTTATGCCGTGACCATTCGCATCGACGACGGTGTCAACCCCGACGGGCGCGGCCAGCCCGCGCCGATTCTCGTCAAAGTCTTCGAACTGAAATCTTCCGGTAACTTCGAGACAGCAGACTACTTTGCACTACAGGACCGCGACCGCGAAACGCTGTCGACGGAACTGGTCAACGCCGATCAAGCCATCATGCGCAGCGGCGAAGAACGTGTGTTCAAGCGAGAGGCAGGACTCGACTCGCGCGCCATCGGCATCATTGCCGGCTACCGCAAGCTCGAGGCCTCGCGCTGGCGCATCGTGTTGCCGCTCAAGGAACCGAAGCAAACCAATCTCTACAAGGTGTGGCAGTTTTCGCCGAGCGAGCAAACCGTGCGCATCGCGATCCGCAAGACAGGCATCGAGTTACTACCAAGTCGTTAG
- a CDS encoding DotU family type VI secretion system protein — MNGVNDMAVGPGGFVPPNPGGGNNSGHGDAPGMPAASRGLGQQPQSFTAWHDARRPHAGDTALAGNNPLVAAANPLLDLIPQIRATGHHDAPAQLREHLVDEVRRFETRAQQSGIAPEVIIGARYCLCTAVDEAAALTPWGGSIWSSQSLLVMFHNETWGGEKFFQLLSRLVQNPQQHLQLIELIYFCLAMGFEGRFRVIDNGRTQLETLKQRLLQIIRQARGEIAVPLSPHWQDASAPVRRTRNWLPLWAVGAVAAVLLVLVFGVLTFSLAGRSDGAFSAVNAVRLPQTQRAVAMPAAQTRLQRFLEPEIRDGLLTVRDEADRSVVVLRGDGLFASGSDRVLDRYAPVLSRVADALNSVEGNVLVSGFSDDQPIRSVRFPSNWQLSQARADAVKQMIAMRVTRPERLRAEGRGDADPLVPNDSPANRARNRRVEVTLLVAPVAGAAAAPQQGGAR, encoded by the coding sequence ATGAACGGTGTCAACGACATGGCTGTCGGTCCGGGAGGCTTCGTGCCTCCGAACCCGGGCGGCGGCAACAACAGCGGCCATGGGGACGCGCCGGGCATGCCCGCGGCGTCGCGCGGCCTCGGCCAGCAACCCCAGTCATTCACCGCATGGCATGACGCGCGCCGTCCGCATGCGGGCGACACGGCGCTGGCGGGCAACAATCCGCTCGTTGCCGCGGCCAATCCGCTGCTCGACCTGATTCCGCAGATCCGCGCCACCGGCCACCACGATGCGCCCGCGCAATTGCGCGAGCACCTGGTCGACGAGGTCAGGCGCTTCGAAACGCGCGCGCAGCAAAGCGGCATTGCGCCCGAGGTGATCATCGGCGCGCGCTACTGCCTGTGCACGGCCGTCGACGAAGCGGCCGCGCTCACGCCCTGGGGCGGCAGCATCTGGTCGTCGCAAAGCCTGCTCGTGATGTTCCACAACGAGACCTGGGGTGGCGAAAAATTCTTCCAGCTGTTGTCGCGTCTGGTGCAGAACCCGCAGCAACACCTGCAGCTCATCGAACTCATTTATTTCTGCCTGGCCATGGGGTTCGAAGGGCGCTTCCGCGTCATCGACAACGGCCGCACGCAGCTCGAAACCCTCAAGCAGCGGCTGCTGCAGATCATTCGCCAGGCGCGCGGCGAAATTGCCGTGCCGCTGTCGCCGCACTGGCAGGACGCGAGCGCGCCGGTGCGCCGCACGCGCAACTGGCTGCCGCTGTGGGCCGTGGGCGCCGTGGCGGCGGTGCTGCTGGTGCTGGTGTTCGGGGTGCTCACCTTCAGCCTGGCCGGCCGTTCCGACGGTGCGTTCTCCGCGGTCAATGCGGTGCGCCTGCCGCAGACGCAACGCGCCGTGGCCATGCCCGCAGCGCAAACGCGCCTGCAGCGCTTTCTCGAGCCCGAAATCCGCGACGGCCTGCTGACGGTGCGCGACGAGGCCGACCGCAGCGTGGTGGTGCTGCGCGGCGATGGCCTGTTCGCCTCGGGCTCTGACCGCGTGCTCGACCGCTATGCGCCCGTGCTCTCGCGCGTGGCCGATGCGCTCAATTCCGTCGAAGGCAACGTGCTGGTCAGCGGCTTCAGCGACGACCAGCCGATTCGCAGCGTGCGCTTTCCGTCGAACTGGCAGCTGTCGCAGGCACGCGCCGATGCCGTCAAGCAAATGATCGCCATGCGCGTGACCCGGCCCGAGCGCCTGCGCGCCGAGGGCCGCGGCGATGCAGATCCGCTGGTGCCCAATGACTCGCCGGCCAATCGGGCGCGCAACCGGCGGGTCGAAGTGACCTTGCTGGTAGCGCCCGTGGCCGGCGCCGCCGCAGCGCCGCAGCAGGGAGGAGCCCGCTGA